One genomic region from Tripterygium wilfordii isolate XIE 37 chromosome 20, ASM1340144v1, whole genome shotgun sequence encodes:
- the LOC119987391 gene encoding polyadenylate-binding protein-interacting protein 11-like isoform X1 has translation MAVVENGDSGVSMGSPSVQESTVVGDDQGQLKPGHHVRSPSDPKDKINGDGNGDDVSILRTHHDQQQSSNTPPHMAQGGHQRSDSVGSEVQRNGDVDAVERFNRDMRELQELFSKLNPMAEEFVPPSLTNGYGGLNGFASHGLNGGFFTNNTLTGRNGLVNGSNGRRKKNFGQGKRRMNSRTSHAQREDVIRRTVYVSDIDQLVTEEQLAALFVNCGQVVDCRICGDPNSVLRFAFIEFTDEEGARAALSLSGTMLGFYPVRVLPSKTAIAPVNPTFLPRTEDEREMCARTIYCTNIDKKVNQADIKLFFESVCGEVYRLRLLGDYNHSTRIAFVEFVMAESAIAALNCSGVVLGSLPIRVSPSKTPVRPRAPRLPTH, from the exons ATGGCTGTTGTGGAAAATGGTGATTCGGGGGTGAGCATGGGATCGCCGTCGGTTCAGGAATCAACGGTGGTGGGCGACGATCAGGGCCAGCTCAAGCCCGGCCACCATGTGCGGTCCCCCAGCGATCCTAAGGACAAAATCAACGGGGACGGCAACGGCGATGATGTCTCCATTTTGCGGACTCACCATGATCAGCAGCAATCATCCAACACACCGCCGCATATGGCTCAGGGCGGTCATCAACGATCGGACAGCGTTGGAAGCGAGGTGCAGAGGAATGGAGATGTGGATGCGGTGGAGAGGTTTAACAGGGACATGAGGGAGCTGCAGGAGCTCTTCTCAAAGCTGAATCCCATGGCTGAGGAGTTTGTGCCGCCTTCTTTGACTAACGGCTATGGTGGCCTGAATGGGTTTGCTAGCCATGGCCTCAACGGAGGGTTCTTTACTAACAACACCCTCACCGGCAGAAATGGACTTGTTAATGGCAGTAATGGTCGGCGA AAGAAAAATTTTGGTCAAGGGAAACGGAGGATGAACAGCAGGACTAGTCATGCTCAGCGGGAGGACGTTATTCGCCGGACTGTCTACGTCTCCGACATTGATCAACTG GTCACTGAGGAACAGCTTGCAGCTCTGTTTGTCAATTGTGGCCAG GTTGTCGACTGCCGCATATGTGGTGATCCTAACTCTGTACTCCGTTTTGCCTTTATTGAGTTCACTGATGAAG AAGGTGCGCGGGCTGCCTTGAGTCTGTCTGGTACCATGCTTGGATTCTACCCTGTGAGGGTGCTGCCGTCTAAAACAGCTATTGCACCAGTTAACCCAACATTTTTGCCTAGG ACTGAAGATGAGCGTGAGATGTGTGCAAGGACAATCTACTGTACAAATATTGATAAGAAG GTGAATCAAGCTGATATTAAGCTCTTTTTTGAATCAGTGTGTGGAGAG GTTTATCGCCTGAGGCTGCTCGGAGACTATAACCATTCTACTCGCATTGCTTTCGTTGAGTTTGTGATG GCTGAAAGTGCAATTGCTGCTCTCAACTGCAGTGGTGTGGTTCTGGGTTCATTGCCAATAAG GGTGAGCCCATCAAAGACCCCTGTTCGGCCACGTGCTCCTCGCCTTCCGACCCATTGA
- the LOC119987391 gene encoding polyadenylate-binding protein-interacting protein 11-like isoform X2, producing MAVVENGDSGVSMGSPSVQESTVVGDDQGQLKPGHHVRSPSDPKDKINGDGNGDDVSILRTHHDQQQSSNTPPHMAQGGHQRSDSVGSEVQRNGDVDAVERFNRDMRELQELFSKLNPMAEEFVPPSLTNGYGGLNGFASHGLNGGFFTNNTLTGRNGLVNGSNGRRKNFGQGKRRMNSRTSHAQREDVIRRTVYVSDIDQLVTEEQLAALFVNCGQVVDCRICGDPNSVLRFAFIEFTDEEGARAALSLSGTMLGFYPVRVLPSKTAIAPVNPTFLPRTEDEREMCARTIYCTNIDKKVNQADIKLFFESVCGEVYRLRLLGDYNHSTRIAFVEFVMAESAIAALNCSGVVLGSLPIRVSPSKTPVRPRAPRLPTH from the exons ATGGCTGTTGTGGAAAATGGTGATTCGGGGGTGAGCATGGGATCGCCGTCGGTTCAGGAATCAACGGTGGTGGGCGACGATCAGGGCCAGCTCAAGCCCGGCCACCATGTGCGGTCCCCCAGCGATCCTAAGGACAAAATCAACGGGGACGGCAACGGCGATGATGTCTCCATTTTGCGGACTCACCATGATCAGCAGCAATCATCCAACACACCGCCGCATATGGCTCAGGGCGGTCATCAACGATCGGACAGCGTTGGAAGCGAGGTGCAGAGGAATGGAGATGTGGATGCGGTGGAGAGGTTTAACAGGGACATGAGGGAGCTGCAGGAGCTCTTCTCAAAGCTGAATCCCATGGCTGAGGAGTTTGTGCCGCCTTCTTTGACTAACGGCTATGGTGGCCTGAATGGGTTTGCTAGCCATGGCCTCAACGGAGGGTTCTTTACTAACAACACCCTCACCGGCAGAAATGGACTTGTTAATGGCAGTAATGGTCGGCGA AAAAATTTTGGTCAAGGGAAACGGAGGATGAACAGCAGGACTAGTCATGCTCAGCGGGAGGACGTTATTCGCCGGACTGTCTACGTCTCCGACATTGATCAACTG GTCACTGAGGAACAGCTTGCAGCTCTGTTTGTCAATTGTGGCCAG GTTGTCGACTGCCGCATATGTGGTGATCCTAACTCTGTACTCCGTTTTGCCTTTATTGAGTTCACTGATGAAG AAGGTGCGCGGGCTGCCTTGAGTCTGTCTGGTACCATGCTTGGATTCTACCCTGTGAGGGTGCTGCCGTCTAAAACAGCTATTGCACCAGTTAACCCAACATTTTTGCCTAGG ACTGAAGATGAGCGTGAGATGTGTGCAAGGACAATCTACTGTACAAATATTGATAAGAAG GTGAATCAAGCTGATATTAAGCTCTTTTTTGAATCAGTGTGTGGAGAG GTTTATCGCCTGAGGCTGCTCGGAGACTATAACCATTCTACTCGCATTGCTTTCGTTGAGTTTGTGATG GCTGAAAGTGCAATTGCTGCTCTCAACTGCAGTGGTGTGGTTCTGGGTTCATTGCCAATAAG GGTGAGCCCATCAAAGACCCCTGTTCGGCCACGTGCTCCTCGCCTTCCGACCCATTGA
- the LOC119986685 gene encoding NAC domain-containing protein 12-like: MSEDMNLSINGQSQVPPGFRFHPTEEELLHYYLRKKVNYEKIDLDVIREVDLNKLEPWDIQEKCKIGSTPQNDWYFFSHKDKKYPTGTRTNRATAAGFWKATGRDKIIYSGFRRIGLRKTLVFYKGRAPHGQKSDWIMHEYRLDESTNETTPATNSIGESMPEEGWVVCRVFRKKNYHKTLDSPKCSTNSMDSKAQQMMLSSGNDGVLDQILLYMGRTCKLETESLNAMTNMISNTNHTTTTTRSGINTDNHHHHQMFSERFIHLPRLESPTTLPSLPINSDQDRVFRPCYQPFDEILNESTQPSPTNWVTLDRLVASQLNGQEENVSFSLCPDEDDLHSDRSVYNNNENDLWSFTKSSTSISPSSSDPLCHLSV; encoded by the exons ATGTCCGAAGATATGAATCTATCCATCAATGGCCAGTCCCAAGTTCCTCCTGGTTTCAGGTTTCATCCAACAGAAGAGGAGCTTCTTCACTACTATCTTAGAAAGAAAGTGAACTATGAAAAGATAGATCTTGACGTTATTCGTGAGGTTGATCTTAATAAGCTTGAGCCTTGGGACATTCAAG AGAAATGCAAGATAGGATCAACTCCACAGAATGATTGGTACTTCTTTAGTCATAAGGACAAGAAGTATCCGACGGGGACAAGGACTAATCGGGCAACGGCGGCCGGGTTTTGGAAGGCGACCGGCCGGGATAAGATTATCTACAGTGGGTTTAGAAGGATTGGATTGAGGAAGACTTTGGTTTTCTATAAAGGAAGAGCTCCTCATGGCCAGAAATCTGATTGGATTATGCATGAATATAGGCTTGATGAGAGCACCAATGAAACTACCCCA GCTACGAATTCGATTGGAGAATCAATGCCTGAAGAGGGGTGGGTGGTTTGCCGGGTGTTTCGAAAGAAGAACTATCATAAAACCCTAGATAGTCCAAAATGTTCAACCAACTCCATGGATTCAAAGGCCCAACAAATGATGCTAAGTTCAGGCAACGATGGAGTTCTTGATCAAATACTTCTCTACATGGGGAGAACCTGCAAACTCGAAACCGAATCGCTCAACGCCATGACCAATATGATCTCCAACACCAAccacaccaccaccacaactAGATCTGGCATCAATACTGataaccatcatcatcatcaaatgtTCAGTGAAAGATTCATTCATCTCCCACGACTCGAATCTCCTACTACCCTCCCATCACTCCCCATCAACTCCGACCAGGACCGTGTTTTCCGGCCTTGTTACCAACCGTTCGACGAAATCCTCAATGAAAGTACTCAACCTTCCCCAACCAACTGGGTCACACTAGATCGCCTAGTGGCTTCACAACTCAATGGACAAGAAGAAAATGTGAGTTTCTCTCTTTGTCCGGACGAGGATGACTTACATTCAGACAGATCAGTCTACAACAACAACGAGAATGATCTATGGAGCTTCACTAAGTCATCAACATCCATATCTCCTTCATCATCAGACCCATTATGCCACTTATCAGTATAA